TGCTGATGCACCTGCGTGGCGAGCGCGACGCCGGCGGGTGACGAGAGACGGCCATGGGCGCTGCGTTGCTGAGCGAACCGCGCTGGGGCGCCGCGGCGCAGGCGCTGGTCGACGGCTGTGTCGACCTGCCGGGCGACGAAGAGCGCATCGCCTTGATGACCGCGGTGTGCGAAGGACTGGGCGACGAGCTGTACCCCGCCTTCCTGCGCGTGCTGTGGACCATCGGACTGCATGGCGACCACGCGGCACGTTCGGCGGTGGCGCGCACGCTGGTGCATGCCCTTCGCACCGGACGCCTGCCCAGCGGCCGGCGCAGCGCCTGGGGGGCCAGCGCGCCTCTGCAGTCGCACGCCGCCTACGGTCGCACGCGCAGCCTGGGGCCGGTGGAGTACCTCTGCGCCTGGCATGCGCAGACCGAGCCGGCGCGGGCGCTGACGGCGGCGCAGTTCGACGTGGCTGCGCGCTCGCTGCTCGACCTGCTCTCGGCGAGCCGCGAAGCGCGTCTGCTGTACTGCGAGAAGCTGCTCGCCGACATCGACGACCCCATCGGCGGCGCGTTCGCGCGCCACACACGCGAGGCGGTGAGGGCGTTGGCCATCGCCTGGAGCGAAGGCGCCACGCCCTCGGAGGTCAGCGCGCGGTTTCTGTGTGCGCTTCGCGGCCCGCGCACCAGTTCGCTGGCGGCGCTGGCGGCGCAGCCGGCGCATGCCTTGCGATGAGCCTCAAGCCTCGCGGTACGCCACCGCCTGCTCTTCCAGCCACCCTCGCCATACCGCCAGTGCCGGGTTGTCCGACTTCGCCTGCGGATAGATGAGGTAGTAGGAGCGATCGCTGCGGTACGCATGCTCCAGCAGCGGCACCAGCCGCCCGCTGCGCAGCTCGTCCTCGATGAGAAACGGCGGGATCAGGGCCGCGCCCATTCCATGGACTGCCGCCTCGGTCAGCATGGAGAACAGCTCGAGCCGGGGCCCGGCCAGGTCGTTCTCCACCGCCAGCCCGAGCGAATCGAACCACTGCCGCCACACGTAGGGCCGCGTGCCCTGCTGCAGCAGGGGCAGCCGCGCGATCTCGGCGGGCTTGAGGCGGCGCCGCGATCCCAGCAGCACGGGGCTGCCGACGGCCACCAGGTTCTCGTGCATCAGGAAGGTGGCCGCGGTGCCGGGCCATCCCGCGTCGCCGGCGAACAGCGCGGCATCGAACACCGTCTCGTCGAACAGGAAGGGCCGCGTGCGCGGTGTCATGTGCACCGTGATGCCCGGGTGCGCCTGCACGAACGACGGCAGCCGCGGCAGCAGCCACTTGGTCGCGAACGTGGGCACGACGGCGATCTCGATGGAGCCGCCGATGCCGCCCTTGGCCATCAGCTCGAGCGTGTCGCGCTCGACCTCGTCGAGGCGCGCGCGCACGCTGCGGCTGTAGC
The Piscinibacter sp. XHJ-5 DNA segment above includes these coding regions:
- a CDS encoding LysR family transcriptional regulator; translated protein: MRRKIPSTAALAAFESAARHQSFTQAAEELAVTQSAVCRQIAGLEDFLRVKLFRRTRRGVLLTEAGASYSRSVRARLDEVERDTLELMAKGGIGGSIEIAVVPTFATKWLLPRLPSFVQAHPGITVHMTPRTRPFLFDETVFDAALFAGDAGWPGTAATFLMHENLVAVGSPVLLGSRRRLKPAEIARLPLLQQGTRPYVWRQWFDSLGLAVENDLAGPRLELFSMLTEAAVHGMGAALIPPFLIEDELRSGRLVPLLEHAYRSDRSYYLIYPQAKSDNPALAVWRGWLEEQAVAYREA